In Harmonia axyridis chromosome 6, icHarAxyr1.1, whole genome shotgun sequence, a single window of DNA contains:
- the LOC123682367 gene encoding GILT-like protein 1, whose product MGSNKFLLSSIFAVIFLGCASCQKQQVKVSVYYESLCPDSINFIANELYPNYEFFKDRILLDLVPYGKATQSQSPSGEWSFRCQHGSDECRGNKYQACALSQRKGQDNDAKLVNCAMTLPDPSDADGIKTCAEQNGYDWKTLTSCYEGSRGGDLLAALGERTHDLSPKLRFVPTIILNDEFDQSIQNRCLNDFSGALCSKLSEPKPKVCES is encoded by the exons ATGGGTTCCAACAAGTTTTTACTGAGTTCGATTTTTGCTGTGATATTTTTGGGATGTGCCAGTTGCCAAAAG caACAAGTCAAAGTTTCTGTTTATTATGAGAGCCTTTGTCCTGATAGTATAAATTTTATAGCTAATGAGTTGTACCCCAACTATGAGTTCTTCAAGGATAGGATTTTGTTGGATTTGGTTCCTTACGGCAAAGCAACg CAATCCCAGTCTCCTTCAGGTGAATGGAGCTTCAGATGTCAACATGGTTCAGACGAATGCAGAGGTAACAAGTACCAAGCGTGTGCCTTGAGCCAAAGGAAAGGACAGGACAATGACGCTAAATTGGTCAACTGCGCCATGACTCTTCCAGACCCTTCAGACGCCGATGGAATCAAAACG TGTGCTGAACAAAATGGCTACGACTGGAAGACCTTAACATCTTGCTATGAAGGAAGCAGAGGGGGTGACCTTCTTGCAGCTCTTGGAGAAAGGACACATGATTTAAGCCCAAAATTGCGTTTCGTTCCAACTATTATCCTCAACGATGAGTTCGATCAAAGTATCCAGAACCGATGCCTgaatgatttttctggtgcTCTATGTTCGAAGTTGTCAGAACCAAAACCAAAAGTTTGTGAGAGTTAG
- the LOC123682366 gene encoding cytochrome P450 9e2-like — MQDYFSSFGAFNTNLVILSYIIEKELLPWIFTILVLTFFLTASLMIDQYYRFWNRRGVKQKYTFLFTDDMTMRLLKKQSFGDMLTDIYYRFSGTRYIGFYQFHKPILLVKDPHLIRNLCITNYRIFRDHTRILPFRCDPFWNKTIFALKGKKWKKARQQLMPLFNGRNMRNMYETTRSYAYDFTNSLVPIQTKVLEADFKELFSKFSTELTARVVYDIHNKSFKNVSTSFYTKLRDSNENFGARRFIRIFLSQMCPCIGKLLNVSIFSTDLSIFFSKVTHNIMRHRERFGIEKMDLISLLMNTRNREGRRDFMRFIGETDPEEVEEDMTEADEDLTEETIVAHAMTFFYAGFDVISTVLSFLFYELALNPDIQRRLLKDLDAWRSADNIDPYKSLFGIQYLSMVISETLRKWPPCYFTERCCNETWIIKKRWANERNAWLLDGDAVWIPIWAIHRDPKHWWQPEVFDPERFSPNSHKTIEPGTFIPFGVGPRTCLGDKYSLSQIKIVVSEILALFEVVPTNKTPKTIELNHRTLNLSPKDGLWLGLKKRFM, encoded by the exons ATGCAGGATTATTTCAGTTCTTTCGGAGCCTTTAATACTAATCTAGTAATTCTCAGTTATATTAT AGAAAAGGAATTGTTGCCATGGATCTTCACGATTTTGGTTCTCACTTTCTTTTTAACAGCTTCACTTATGATAGACCAATATTACCGATTTTGGAATCGAAGAGGAGTGAAACAAAAATACACATTCCTATTCACAGATGATATGACAATGAGGTTGCTTAAAAAACAATCTTTCGGTGATATGTTGACAGATATATACTATAGGTTTTCCGGAACAAG GTACATCGGATTTTACCAGTTCCACAAACCGATATTGCTGGTGAAAGATCCGCATCTGATTAGGAATCTATGTATTACAAATTATCGCATTTTTAGAGATCATACAAGGATTTTACCATTCAGATGTGATCCTTTTTGGAACAAGACAATATTCGCTCTTAAAG gtaaaaaatggaaaaaagccCGTCAACAGCTCATGCCCTTATTCAATGGGAGAAACATGAGAAACATGTACGAAACTACAAGGTCATATGCCTATGACTTCACCAACTCTTTGGTGCCGATTCAAACCAAGGTCCTCGAAGCTGATTTTAAGGAActtttctcaaagttttcaACAGAACTGACTGCTAGGGTGGTCTACGACATACACAACAAGTCGTTCAAAAACGTCAGCACCTCATTTTACACGAAACTTCGAGATTCGAACGAAAATTTTGGTGCCAGGAGGTTCATAAGGATTTTTCTGAGTCAAATGTGCCCCTGCATTGGGAag CTCCTGAACGTGAGCATCTTCAGCACAGACCTGAGTATCTTCTTCAGTAAGGTAACCCACAACATCATGCGACACAGAGAGCGTTTTGGAATCGAAAAAATGGACCTGATCTCCCTTCTGATGAATACAAGAAACAGAGAAGGACGCAGGGATTTTATGCGCTTCATTGGCGAGACTGATCCTGAAGAGGTCGAGGAAGATATGACAGAAGCCGATGAAGATTTGACAGAAGAAACCATAGTGGCACACGCCATGACTTTTTTCTATGCCGGGTTTGACGTTATTTCGACAGTGTTGTCATTTTTATTCTATGAACTAGCCTTGAATCCCGATATCCAGAGAAGACTGTTGAAAGACCTGGATGCTTGGAGGAGTGCAGACAACATTGATCCATACAAATCTTTATTTGGTATACAATATCTTAGTATGGTAATATCAG AAACCTTGAGAAAATGGCCACCCTGCTACTTCACAGAGAGATGCTGCAACGAAACTTGGATTATAAAAAAGAGGTGGGCAAACGAGAGAAATGCTTGGTTGCTAGATGGCGACGCTGTATGGATTCCAATCTGGGCAATACACCGCGACCCTAAACACTGGTGGCAACCGGAAGTGTTCGATCCTGAACGTTTTTCCCCTAACAGCCATAAAACCATAGAACCTGGCACCTTCATTCCTTTCGGTGTTGGTCCAAGAACATGCTTGGGAGATAAATACTCGTTAAGTCAGATTAAAATAGTCGTTAGCGAAATTTTGGCACTGTTCGAGGTCGTTCCAACCAACAAAACTCCCAAAACCATAGAGCTGAACCATAGAACCCTGAATTTATCTCCCAAAGATGGCCTCTGGTTGGGACTCAAAAAGAGATTTATGTAA